Proteins from a genomic interval of Indicator indicator isolate 239-I01 chromosome 1, UM_Iind_1.1, whole genome shotgun sequence:
- the ALOX5AP gene encoding arachidonate 5-lipoxygenase-activating protein, which yields MDQETLGSIVLLAIVTLISVVQNAFFASKLEHESKHCNGKGLQRLGSSAFDRVYTANQNCGHAYPTFLAVLWCAGLLCSQAPAAFAGLMYLFVRQKYFVGYLGERTQSTPGYLFGKRIILFLFLMSLAGILNYYLIFFFGSDFEIHIKTITSAISPLLLIP from the exons ATGGACCAGGAAACCCTGGGAAGCATTGTCCTGCTTGCCATTGTCACCTTGATAAGCGTTGTCCAGAATG ctttttTTGCTAGCAAACTGGAGCATGAAAGCAAACACTGCAACGGCAAGGGACTCCAGCGGCTGGGATCCTCTGCTTTTGACCGTGTCTACACTGCCAA CCAAAACTGTGGACATGCATACCCTACGTTTCTTGCTGTGCTTTGGTGTGCTGGACTTCTCTGCAGCCAAG ctcctgctgcttttgctggccTGATGTACTTGTTTGTGAGGCAGAAGTACTTTGTGGGCTACCTTGGGGAAAGGACTCAGAG CACTCCTGGCTACTTGTTTGGAAAGCGCATCATTTTGTTCCTGTTCCTCATGTCCCTGGCTGGAATACTCAACTACTATCTCATCTTCTTTTTTGGAAGTGACTTTGAAATACACATAAAAACGATAACCAGTGCAATCTCTCCATTGCTGCTCATCCCCTAA